Proteins co-encoded in one Artemia franciscana chromosome 10, ASM3288406v1, whole genome shotgun sequence genomic window:
- the LOC136032131 gene encoding uncharacterized protein LOC136032131 translates to MKYILLVTLYITAVLAKPNNPKEPTIDFQEVERGLTANRDVYSFDDPSYRLRREASESEAPVEGDLKGAETHHYSYYPYHYYGHYYPTYSYSYPYYGYAPYSYGHRRYWG, encoded by the exons ATGAAATAT attctgcTTGTTACTCTTTATATCACAGCAGTCTTAGCCAAACCAAATAATCCAAAGGAACCGACTATTGATTTTCAAGAAGTGGAAAGAGGGTTAACAGCTAACAGAGATGTTTATTCCTTTGATGATCCTAGTTACAGGCTGAGAAGAGAAGCATCTGAATCGGAAGCTCCTGTCGAAGGAGATCTGAAAGGAGCAGAAACTCATCACTATAGCTATTATCCTTATCATTATTATGGTCATTATTACCCAACATATAGTTATTCTTATCCATATTATGGATACGCTCCGTACAGCTATGGTCACAGACGGTATTGGGGCTAG
- the LOC136032128 gene encoding uncharacterized protein LOC136032128, with the protein MTRNNILLVALYVTAVLAKPNNPKEPAIDFQDMKRGLTANRGDLPFDDPSYRLRREASELEVPVEEDLKGAETHHYSYYPYHYYSHYYPTYSYSYPSYGYAPYSYGHRRYWG; encoded by the exons ATGACAAGAAATAAC attctaCTTGTTGCCCTTTATGTCACTGCAGTATTAGCCAAACCAAATAATCCAAAGGAACCAGCTATTGATTTTCAAGATATGAAAAGAGGTTTAACAGCTAACAGAGGTGATCTTCCCTTTGACGATCCTAGTTACAGGCTGAGAAGAGAAGCATCTGAATTGGAAGTTCCTGTCGAAGAAGATCTGAAAGGAGCAGAAACACACCACTATAGTTATTATCCTTATCATTATTATAGTCATTACTACCCTACATATAGTTATTCATATCCATCATATGGATACGCTCCGTACAGTTATGGTCACAGACGGTATTGGGGCTAg